In the Caldalkalibacillus salinus genome, one interval contains:
- a CDS encoding universal stress protein, whose product MFKRILLASDGSNHSFRAAEKAVTLAKGNEEAHVEVIYVIDHAISKTDALQNLDATALKQKRIERLASIEALLKKEGVPYDVKLIRGEPGPTIVKYANDQEVDLVIIGSRGLNHFQEMVLGSVSHKVAKRASCPVMIVK is encoded by the coding sequence ATGTTTAAACGCATATTATTGGCATCTGACGGTTCCAACCATTCTTTTCGCGCAGCTGAGAAAGCGGTTACATTAGCAAAGGGAAACGAAGAAGCGCACGTTGAAGTCATATATGTTATCGATCATGCCATATCTAAGACCGATGCATTACAGAACTTAGATGCAACAGCTTTAAAGCAAAAAAGAATTGAAAGATTAGCTAGTATAGAAGCGCTATTAAAAAAAGAAGGTGTGCCTTATGATGTCAAGCTTATCCGTGGAGAGCCTGGACCGACGATTGTAAAGTATGCCAATGACCAGGAAGTAGACTTGGTCATCATCGGCAGTAGAGGATTAAATCATTTTCAGGAGATGGTATTGGGAAGTGTCAGTCACAAAGTGGCCAAACGGGCGAGTTGTCCTGTTATGATTGTAAAATAA
- a CDS encoding SurA N-terminal domain-containing protein, with protein MKLNGKRLATALILALALVVTACGQQSDGSDGDAVAIVNGEEIPRETYDSQIDMVLDNYAQQGMDVESEEGQQMVEQIEQSVLESLITQELLLQKASEYDLHATEDEVEAELQTAIEQFGSQEKFEEALAQHNYTEEDLREELETNLTIEKLREQELDEVDVTEEELQDMYDQYSSAQEDFPPYEEVKADLEQLVQEEKQQEQFQQYVDELKEESDIERLV; from the coding sequence ATGAAATTAAACGGTAAACGCTTAGCTACAGCTTTGATTTTAGCACTTGCATTGGTTGTCACGGCATGTGGCCAACAATCTGACGGGTCTGACGGCGATGCTGTAGCGATTGTAAATGGAGAAGAAATTCCAAGAGAGACATATGATTCTCAAATTGACATGGTTCTCGACAACTATGCCCAACAAGGGATGGATGTGGAGAGTGAAGAAGGACAACAGATGGTTGAACAAATTGAACAATCGGTGCTAGAAAGTCTCATTACTCAGGAACTCCTTTTACAAAAAGCGTCTGAATATGATTTACACGCAACGGAAGATGAAGTGGAGGCAGAATTACAAACGGCAATTGAGCAGTTTGGGTCTCAGGAAAAATTTGAGGAAGCCTTGGCTCAACACAACTACACTGAAGAAGACCTTCGTGAAGAACTTGAAACAAACTTAACCATTGAAAAACTGAGGGAACAAGAATTGGACGAAGTTGATGTTACTGAAGAAGAACTTCAGGACATGTACGACCAATACAGTAGTGCACAAGAAGATTTCCCTCCTTATGAGGAAGTTAAAGCAGATCTTGAGCAATTAGTACAGGAAGAAAAGCAACAAGAGCAATTTCAACAGTATGTTGATGAGTTGAAGGAAGAAAGTGATATTGAGCGGTTAGTTTAA
- a CDS encoding helix-turn-helix domain-containing protein, whose product MFGKRLASLRKQQNLSQYQLANELEFSRGQVANYEQGKRQPDFATLIKLADYFDVSTDFLLCRTEYPGSHIKESRGTYKQHDSEFEIQLRGIVDRDDDTKAFLQQYLNAPEEKKKQIRDFTTFVLDQETR is encoded by the coding sequence ATGTTTGGTAAGCGCTTAGCATCTCTTCGCAAACAGCAAAATTTAAGTCAATATCAACTCGCTAACGAGTTAGAATTTTCTAGAGGTCAAGTCGCCAATTATGAGCAGGGTAAACGTCAACCTGACTTTGCTACGCTTATCAAGTTAGCGGATTACTTTGATGTCTCGACTGACTTTTTACTTTGTCGCACAGAATATCCCGGCTCTCATATCAAAGAAAGCAGGGGGACTTATAAACAACATGATAGTGAATTTGAGATTCAGTTAAGAGGCATTGTCGATCGAGATGATGATACGAAGGCTTTCTTGCAACAGTACCTGAACGCTCCAGAAGAGAAGAAAAAGCAAATTAGAGATTTCACGACTTTCGTATTGGATCAAGAAACTCGATAA
- a CDS encoding SulP family inorganic anion transporter, with protein sequence MSINYEAVKQSWFGNVRGDILAGIVVALALIPEAIAFSVIARVDPMVGLYAAFCIAVVTAFVGGRPGMISAATGAMALLMVTLVAEWGLEYLLAATILTGILQILFGVFKLARFMKFVPRSVMVGFVNALAILIFMAQLEHFVGESWVMYAMVAGALAIIYLFPYINKTIPSPLVAIIVISAIAIMTGSGVKTVGDMGSLTQTLPMFALPSIPLTLETLMVIFPYSFALAMVGLLESLLTAKIVDDMTDTESDKNKESRGQGIANIVSGCFGGMAGCAMIGQSVINVKSGGRGRLSSLVAGVFLMFLIIVTGNLVVQIPMAALVGVMIMVSIGTFDWSSLKAMRVMPKTDAIVMVVTVVTVVVTHDLAKGVFAGIVLSAIFFAAKISKVNITNTLNGTRKVYHVHGQLFFASVTDFIAHFDFKEPVEHVELNLTGAHVWDDSAVDAIDRVVLKYRANGTDVTLTGMNDSSEALIHKLASHRKPDAEISVH encoded by the coding sequence ATGTCCATTAACTATGAAGCGGTCAAACAATCCTGGTTCGGAAACGTAAGAGGGGATATCTTAGCGGGCATCGTGGTTGCATTAGCCCTGATTCCAGAAGCCATTGCATTCTCTGTCATTGCACGAGTAGATCCGATGGTGGGTCTATATGCGGCCTTCTGTATAGCTGTTGTGACTGCCTTTGTAGGTGGTAGACCTGGTATGATCTCGGCAGCAACGGGTGCGATGGCACTCTTGATGGTTACATTAGTCGCAGAGTGGGGGCTAGAGTATTTATTAGCGGCCACGATACTAACAGGGATCTTACAGATTTTATTCGGGGTGTTTAAACTCGCGCGGTTCATGAAGTTTGTACCACGATCGGTCATGGTCGGATTCGTCAATGCATTAGCCATCCTAATTTTCATGGCTCAACTTGAACACTTTGTTGGTGAGTCATGGGTCATGTATGCCATGGTTGCTGGAGCTTTGGCTATTATTTATCTGTTTCCCTATATTAATAAGACAATACCGTCTCCATTGGTGGCTATTATTGTCATATCAGCGATCGCCATTATGACAGGGAGCGGCGTAAAAACGGTGGGTGATATGGGATCATTGACTCAGACATTACCGATGTTTGCTTTACCTTCAATTCCGCTTACACTTGAAACATTGATGGTCATCTTCCCTTACTCGTTTGCGTTAGCTATGGTCGGTTTGCTAGAGTCTTTACTCACAGCTAAGATTGTCGACGATATGACGGATACAGAAAGTGATAAGAATAAGGAATCTAGAGGTCAGGGGATCGCTAACATTGTCAGTGGTTGCTTTGGAGGTATGGCCGGCTGTGCCATGATTGGACAATCTGTGATTAATGTGAAGTCCGGCGGAAGAGGGCGTTTGTCTTCATTGGTCGCGGGTGTCTTCCTCATGTTCCTGATTATTGTGACGGGTAATCTGGTCGTACAGATTCCCATGGCTGCTTTAGTCGGTGTGATGATCATGGTGTCAATTGGAACGTTTGATTGGTCATCGCTCAAAGCAATGCGTGTCATGCCCAAAACAGATGCGATTGTGATGGTTGTGACCGTTGTAACTGTGGTTGTGACACATGACCTAGCCAAAGGTGTGTTTGCAGGCATCGTATTAAGTGCCATATTCTTCGCCGCTAAAATCTCTAAGGTGAACATCACAAACACCTTGAATGGGACGCGTAAAGTATATCATGTACACGGACAATTATTCTTTGCTTCAGTCACAGACTTTATCGCTCACTTTGATTTTAAAGAACCTGTAGAGCACGTGGAACTTAACTTGACCGGTGCTCACGTTTGGGATGATTCAGCCGTTGATGCGATAGATCGAGTGGTGCTTAAATATCGAGCGAACGGCACTGATGTGACTTTGACAGGAATGAATGATTCAAGCGAAGCGTTGATTCACAAATTAGCAAGTCACCGTAAGCCCGATGCAGAAATTTCAGTGCACTAA
- a CDS encoding response regulator transcription factor, whose amino-acid sequence MNRIKILLVEDDPTWLQCLTDYIHREVDLTVTATATNKAEAIRLATSIDVDVMLIDINLMENELDGIEVAAEILEHDEQAKIIMLTNLEDVEVIKHAIAEGVDNYITKNHYKDIPKAVRDAYHDQSSIHASIAKKIKQEIRMARKKEFESLLTRSEKEVLTLVSKGKTKKQIQELLFITESTIKKHLNKVFKKLGVSRSQEAVKEAIKKGIIDKPSRRG is encoded by the coding sequence TTGAACAGAATAAAGATCTTATTAGTTGAAGACGATCCAACATGGCTACAATGCCTCACTGATTACATTCATCGTGAAGTCGACTTGACCGTCACTGCAACGGCAACGAATAAGGCAGAAGCTATTAGGTTAGCGACATCCATTGATGTAGACGTCATGCTGATTGATATTAATTTAATGGAAAATGAACTCGATGGCATTGAGGTTGCCGCTGAGATATTAGAGCATGATGAGCAGGCTAAGATTATTATGTTAACCAATCTTGAGGATGTTGAAGTCATCAAACACGCAATAGCTGAAGGGGTTGATAACTATATAACTAAGAATCACTATAAAGACATACCCAAAGCTGTGCGTGATGCCTATCACGATCAGTCTTCTATTCACGCTTCTATTGCTAAGAAAATTAAACAAGAAATAAGGATGGCGAGAAAAAAAGAGTTTGAAAGCCTATTGACGAGATCCGAAAAAGAGGTTCTTACACTGGTTTCAAAAGGGAAAACAAAAAAACAAATTCAAGAGTTGCTCTTTATTACAGAAAGTACGATTAAAAAGCATTTGAACAAAGTATTTAAAAAACTGGGTGTCAGCCGAAGTCAAGAGGCTGTTAAAGAAGCGATTAAAAAAGGGATTATTGATAAACCGAGCCGCCGTGGTTAA
- a CDS encoding KamA family radical SAM protein: MAQPKYLTKIEQIPHLSEDEKAALKDVAQKYVFRVNEYYLNLIDWADPDDPIRRLVIPTTNEMNEYGRWDASDEDTNYVVKGCQHKYRTTALLIVSEVCGAYCRYCFRKRLFRADVKEAMSDVSEGLEYIRNTPEISNVLLTGGDPLILSAKKLRMIIEELRSMDHVQIIRIGSKLPVFNPMRITEDEALLNLIREYSTEQKRIYIMAHINHPREITDEARQAFKALHDAGAIVVNQTPVLKGINDDPEVLGELLEKLSSAGVTPYYFFVNRPVAGNASFVLTLEEVYNIVEQAKAKTSGLGKRVRLSMSHTSGKIEILAIENGKAYLKYHQSRDDEYGKFMVLDCPKDATWFDELPGNEQYWTKPEKRTDDVVSVNELEDTPVKKKEKIG; the protein is encoded by the coding sequence ATGGCACAACCTAAGTATCTAACAAAGATCGAACAGATTCCTCATTTATCTGAGGACGAGAAAGCTGCGCTGAAAGACGTTGCGCAAAAGTACGTTTTCCGGGTCAATGAGTATTATCTCAATTTGATTGACTGGGCAGATCCGGATGACCCTATACGCCGATTAGTCATTCCAACAACCAACGAGATGAACGAATACGGTCGTTGGGACGCATCTGATGAGGACACAAACTATGTTGTCAAAGGCTGTCAGCACAAGTATCGCACGACAGCTTTATTAATTGTGTCTGAAGTATGCGGCGCGTACTGTCGTTACTGTTTCCGTAAACGTCTTTTCCGCGCAGACGTCAAGGAAGCAATGTCTGATGTATCTGAAGGACTGGAGTACATCAGAAACACCCCCGAAATCTCCAACGTTCTGTTAACAGGTGGAGATCCTCTTATCCTATCTGCTAAGAAGTTACGTATGATTATTGAAGAATTACGGTCTATGGACCATGTTCAGATTATACGTATCGGATCAAAACTACCTGTATTTAACCCCATGAGAATCACCGAAGATGAAGCGTTACTTAACTTAATTCGTGAGTATTCAACTGAACAAAAACGGATTTATATTATGGCTCACATCAATCATCCAAGAGAAATTACAGACGAGGCACGTCAAGCTTTCAAAGCATTGCATGACGCTGGCGCTATTGTCGTTAACCAAACACCAGTCCTCAAAGGCATTAATGATGACCCTGAGGTATTGGGCGAACTCTTAGAAAAACTATCTAGTGCAGGTGTGACACCTTATTACTTCTTTGTTAACCGTCCAGTAGCAGGAAACGCTAGCTTTGTACTCACCTTAGAAGAAGTCTACAACATTGTAGAACAAGCAAAGGCGAAGACGTCCGGTCTTGGTAAACGTGTACGTCTCTCAATGAGTCATACTTCTGGTAAGATTGAAATCTTAGCCATTGAAAATGGAAAGGCTTACTTAAAGTATCATCAATCCAGAGATGACGAATACGGCAAATTTATGGTGTTAGATTGTCCAAAAGATGCAACATGGTTTGATGAATTACCAGGAAACGAACAGTATTGGACGAAACCGGAAAAGAGAACTGACGATGTTGTCTCTGTTAATGAATTGGAAGATACACCTGTGAAGAAGAAAGAGAAGATAGGCTAA
- a CDS encoding helix-turn-helix transcriptional regulator — protein sequence MRTKLIRLRGKRTKTKVAQDLNITPQMYGAIERGDRDPSLRLASKIARYFHVSVDHLFVDGEPHDTGKKSAVT from the coding sequence ATGCGCACAAAGCTGATTCGACTGAGAGGCAAGCGAACCAAAACCAAAGTGGCTCAAGATCTCAACATTACACCACAAATGTACGGTGCCATTGAAAGAGGAGACCGAGATCCTTCGCTACGTTTAGCGAGTAAAATTGCGAGATACTTCCATGTATCTGTCGATCATCTATTCGTTGATGGAGAACCCCATGACACTGGGAAAAAATCAGCGGTGACATGA